Proteins encoded together in one Kitasatospora albolonga window:
- a CDS encoding DUF2191 domain-containing protein, protein MAKVSVSLDAELVVEVMVLAGVGNPQDAVELVVRDYIARGHRTEALVAEREESVRDVDPKPQAQQG, encoded by the coding sequence ATGGCCAAGGTGAGCGTCAGTCTGGACGCCGAACTCGTCGTCGAAGTCATGGTGCTCGCGGGCGTCGGCAACCCGCAGGACGCGGTGGAGCTGGTGGTGCGCGACTACATCGCGCGCGGCCACCGCACCGAGGCGCTGGTCGCCGAGCGCGAGGAGTCGGTGCGGGACGTCGATCCCAAGCCCCAGGCCCAGCAGGGCTGA